From one Actinomyces sp. Marseille-P3109 genomic stretch:
- a CDS encoding NADH:flavin oxidoreductase/NADH oxidase, producing MSTSSTPRILEPMSLGGLTARNRLWLPPMCMYTVEAQDGVVTDWHVTHYASRAVGGFGTVIVEATAVSPEGRLSPNDLGLWSDEQVAGQRRLVEAIHAGGAIAGIQIGHGGRKSGTSPWRPNVAGARTGTLEGWELLAPSAIPFPEHAVPTELDEAGINRLVEAFAAAARRAVEAGYDLVEIHGAHGYLIHEFRSPLSNQRTDSYGGSAENRQRFPLQVVRAVREAIGQDAVLDIRLSASDWAEGGVTGEETAAFGRELVEAGIDVLHVSSGGNVPAQVPLGPGYQLPLAQQVRQAVAGTGVPVVGVGLIEEAAQAEQALVTGQVDAIAVGRAALRDPYLPLRWAADLGARSWDEAPWPIQYWRGTWR from the coding sequence ATGAGCACCTCGAGCACGCCGCGCATTCTTGAGCCGATGTCCCTGGGCGGACTGACCGCCCGCAACCGCCTGTGGCTGCCGCCCATGTGCATGTACACGGTCGAGGCGCAGGACGGCGTCGTCACCGACTGGCACGTGACTCACTACGCGAGCCGCGCGGTGGGCGGCTTCGGCACGGTCATCGTGGAGGCGACGGCGGTGTCGCCCGAGGGGCGCCTGTCCCCCAACGACCTGGGGCTGTGGTCCGATGAGCAGGTAGCCGGCCAGCGCCGCCTGGTTGAGGCGATCCACGCCGGTGGAGCGATCGCCGGTATCCAGATCGGGCACGGCGGCCGCAAGTCGGGGACCTCCCCGTGGCGGCCCAATGTCGCCGGGGCGCGCACCGGCACCCTGGAGGGCTGGGAGCTGCTGGCACCCAGCGCGATCCCCTTCCCCGAGCACGCGGTTCCCACCGAGCTGGACGAGGCCGGGATCAATCGTTTGGTGGAGGCCTTCGCGGCGGCTGCACGCCGTGCCGTCGAGGCCGGGTACGACCTCGTCGAGATCCACGGCGCCCACGGCTACCTCATTCACGAGTTCCGCTCTCCCTTGTCCAACCAGCGCACCGACTCCTACGGCGGCAGCGCCGAGAACCGTCAGCGCTTCCCGCTGCAGGTGGTGCGGGCCGTGCGCGAGGCCATCGGGCAGGACGCGGTTCTCGACATCCGCCTGTCGGCCTCCGACTGGGCCGAGGGCGGGGTGACCGGTGAGGAGACCGCCGCCTTCGGTCGCGAGCTGGTGGAGGCCGGCATCGACGTTCTGCATGTCTCCAGCGGAGGTAACGTTCCCGCCCAGGTCCCGCTGGGGCCCGGCTACCAGCTGCCGCTGGCCCAGCAGGTCAGGCAGGCCGTGGCCGGCACCGGCGTCCCGGTGGTGGGCGTGGGTCTCATCGAGGAGGCGGCGCAGGCCGAGCAGGCGCTGGTGACCGGCCAGGTCGACGCGATCGCCGTGGGCCGGGCCGCTCTGCGCGATCCGTACCTGCCGCTGCGCTGGGCGGCGGACCTGGGAGCGCGCTCCTGGGACGAGGCCCCATGGCCCATTCAGTACTGGCGCGGCACCTGGCGCTGA
- a CDS encoding NUDIX domain-containing protein: MAVHSFTLVPAAYVYLLRPTPDAPAGRTGATGEPGSRSVSAATQVLLQLRRNTGYMDGHWACGASGHVEAAESVVETALRETREELGVSVSAAELSPLTAMHRTNDLGGAALEQRIDMFFTLRAWTGAPAVREPAKNAGLRWFSLVDLPEPVPPHERYVLTLLAGALDGGRPVPPITTFGFDAGQDIARYGVALPH; this comes from the coding sequence ATGGCCGTCCACTCCTTCACCCTCGTTCCCGCCGCCTACGTCTACCTCCTGCGCCCCACCCCCGACGCCCCCGCCGGTCGGACTGGGGCGACGGGTGAACCAGGGAGCAGGTCGGTGAGCGCAGCGACCCAGGTGCTTCTCCAGCTGCGGCGGAACACCGGCTACATGGACGGGCACTGGGCCTGCGGAGCCTCGGGGCACGTCGAGGCCGCCGAGAGCGTCGTCGAGACGGCCCTGCGCGAGACCCGTGAGGAGCTGGGCGTCTCCGTGTCCGCCGCGGAACTGAGCCCGCTGACGGCCATGCACCGCACCAACGACCTCGGCGGCGCAGCCCTGGAGCAGCGCATTGACATGTTCTTCACGCTGCGCGCCTGGACGGGCGCACCGGCCGTGCGCGAGCCGGCCAAGAACGCGGGACTGCGCTGGTTCTCCCTGGTGGATCTGCCCGAACCGGTCCCGCCGCACGAGCGGTACGTCCTGACCCTTCTGGCCGGCGCCCTCGACGGTGGGAGGCCGGTGCCCCCGATCACCACCTTCGGTTTCGACGCCGGCCAGGACATCGCCCGCTACGGCGTCGCCCTGCCGCACTGA
- a CDS encoding LLM class flavin-dependent oxidoreductase, producing the protein MSQPERRAVPVLSVMDMVPVSAGRTRSDALNDMIALARAADAAGYERYWLAEHHGSTTYLSSATVVLMGQVLAATDRLGVASGGIMLPNHAPLVVAEQIGTLATLYPGRVDLGLGRAPGTDRLTAAALRRGASDPRHFAEEIVEILTYLGDAPAPGPRVTPGSLLLGASGTPDNDAAQGAEPGSPRVRAIPGEGTRPSVWVLGSSVNGARVAGQLGLPFAVASHFAPVQAEAAIATYRSVFEAQSENRPQTGPRVAAAVNVMVAPSDDEARLLFSTAMAAAARIVGNRPGPLDPPTADPQAWRTRAPGREAAVESAMSLSFVGTADDVAARLREQADRWDLDEILIVTYAHDPALRRRSYELLAQAWYA; encoded by the coding sequence ATGAGTCAGCCCGAAAGGCGGGCCGTACCTGTTTTGTCCGTCATGGACATGGTGCCCGTCAGCGCCGGTCGCACCCGCTCCGACGCCCTCAACGACATGATCGCCCTCGCTCGAGCCGCCGACGCCGCCGGCTACGAGCGCTACTGGCTTGCCGAGCACCACGGCTCCACCACCTACCTGTCCTCGGCGACCGTCGTCCTCATGGGACAGGTCCTGGCCGCCACCGACCGCCTGGGCGTTGCCTCCGGCGGCATCATGCTGCCCAACCACGCCCCGCTCGTCGTTGCCGAGCAGATCGGCACCCTGGCCACGCTGTACCCCGGCCGGGTCGACCTGGGTCTGGGGCGCGCCCCGGGCACGGACCGGCTCACAGCCGCCGCACTGCGCCGCGGGGCCTCCGATCCGCGCCACTTCGCCGAGGAGATCGTCGAGATCCTCACCTACCTCGGCGACGCACCCGCTCCGGGGCCTCGTGTGACTCCCGGATCCCTCCTCCTGGGCGCTTCTGGCACGCCCGACAACGACGCAGCCCAGGGTGCCGAGCCCGGCAGCCCCCGGGTCCGGGCGATCCCGGGCGAGGGCACCCGCCCGAGCGTCTGGGTGCTCGGCTCCTCCGTCAACGGTGCGCGCGTCGCCGGGCAGCTCGGCCTGCCCTTCGCCGTCGCCTCGCACTTCGCCCCGGTCCAGGCCGAGGCGGCGATCGCCACCTACCGCTCCGTCTTCGAGGCCCAGAGCGAGAATCGCCCGCAGACCGGGCCCCGGGTCGCCGCCGCCGTCAACGTCATGGTGGCCCCGAGCGATGACGAGGCCCGTCTCCTGTTCAGCACCGCCATGGCCGCCGCCGCCCGCATCGTCGGCAACCGCCCCGGTCCCCTCGACCCGCCCACGGCGGACCCGCAGGCCTGGCGTACCCGCGCGCCGGGCAGGGAGGCGGCCGTCGAGTCCGCGATGTCCCTGTCCTTCGTCGGAACGGCCGACGACGTCGCCGCCCGCCTGCGCGAGCAGGCCGACCGCTGGGACCTCGATGAGATCCTCATCGTCACCTACGCCCACGATCCTGCTCTGCGGCGCCGCTCCTACGAGCTGCTGGCCCAGGCCTGGTACGCCTGA
- a CDS encoding M18 family aminopeptidase, translating into MTDAASTPASASSGLRSGAPADDAVAGEILRDDDAYTDSLIDFVTASPSSYHAAAEAARRLEAAGFTRVDETVSWEDGLPRRGYVIRDGALAAWVLPEALAQGAGLRVVGAHTDSPALKLKPAAGLVRSGWQLINAEVYGGPLLASFLDRELGLAGRLTTRDGAVHLVRTGPIARVAQIAPHLDRGVNDTLHLDRQTHLLPLWSLTGPDSAPDAVETYLCEIAGIDPAELAGHDVLTYPTQAPARFGRESEFLASSRLDNLSSVHAGLVALEALAVAGAEPAEPVVLVAFDHEEVGSATRSGAAGPFLETLLRRLAAALGIRGDDVEALLARSTCLSADAGHSVHPAYAHLHDPAVQPLINHGPLLKINAQQRYATDAVGAAIWARACAAAGVPSQDFVSNNAVPCGSTIGPITATRLGITTVDVGVPLLSMHSAREMGGVKDGPWLAQALHAYWLGA; encoded by the coding sequence ATGACTGATGCCGCCAGCACGCCTGCCAGCGCCTCGTCCGGCCTCCGCTCGGGCGCTCCCGCCGACGACGCCGTCGCCGGCGAGATCCTGCGGGACGATGACGCCTACACCGACTCGCTCATCGACTTCGTCACCGCCTCGCCCAGCTCCTACCACGCCGCCGCCGAGGCCGCCCGGCGCCTGGAGGCGGCCGGCTTCACCCGCGTCGACGAGACCGTCTCCTGGGAGGATGGCCTGCCTCGCCGCGGCTACGTCATCCGTGACGGCGCGCTCGCCGCCTGGGTCCTGCCCGAGGCGCTCGCGCAGGGAGCCGGTCTGCGCGTCGTCGGCGCCCACACCGACTCCCCGGCCCTCAAGCTCAAGCCCGCCGCCGGCCTCGTCCGCTCCGGCTGGCAGCTCATCAACGCCGAGGTCTACGGCGGCCCCCTGCTCGCCTCCTTCCTCGACCGCGAGCTGGGCCTGGCCGGGCGCCTGACCACCCGCGACGGCGCCGTCCACCTCGTGCGCACCGGCCCCATCGCCCGCGTCGCCCAGATCGCCCCGCACCTGGACCGCGGCGTCAACGACACTCTGCACCTGGACCGCCAGACCCACCTGCTGCCCCTGTGGTCGCTGACCGGGCCCGACAGCGCCCCTGACGCCGTTGAGACCTACCTGTGCGAGATCGCCGGCATCGACCCGGCCGAGCTCGCCGGACACGACGTCCTCACCTACCCCACCCAGGCCCCCGCCCGCTTCGGCCGGGAGAGTGAGTTCCTGGCCTCCTCGCGCCTGGACAACCTCTCCTCCGTCCACGCCGGTCTCGTGGCCCTCGAGGCGCTCGCGGTCGCCGGGGCCGAGCCCGCCGAGCCCGTCGTCCTGGTCGCCTTCGACCACGAGGAGGTCGGCTCAGCCACCCGCTCCGGCGCGGCCGGCCCCTTCCTCGAGACCCTGCTGCGGCGCCTGGCCGCCGCTCTCGGGATCAGGGGCGACGACGTCGAGGCCCTCCTGGCGCGCTCGACCTGCCTGAGCGCCGACGCCGGACACTCCGTCCACCCCGCCTACGCCCACCTGCACGACCCGGCCGTCCAGCCGCTCATCAACCACGGCCCCCTGCTCAAGATCAACGCCCAGCAGCGCTACGCCACCGACGCCGTGGGAGCCGCGATCTGGGCGAGGGCCTGCGCCGCCGCCGGTGTGCCGAGCCAGGACTTCGTCTCCAACAATGCCGTGCCCTGCGGCTCCACCATCGGCCCCATCACCGCCACCCGGCTCGGGATCACCACCGTCGACGTCGGCGTACCCCTGCTGAGCATGCACTCGGCTCGCGAGATGGGCGGAGTCAAGGACGGCCCCTGGCTCGCCCAGGCCCTGCACGCCTACTGGCTGGGGGCCTGA
- a CDS encoding peptidyl-tRNA hydrolase translates to MPQSFSPPSPSSFSPQPPSLSGHPDHVVPWGMQIAVRYDKVHPPRRIDVAEAAARAVVALLAAPASAPGGPWNQAVDHWRDGRIRKLVRRARGKRWEEIQDIDGVTVTQDGPAGWGRAAARAFVPGPVRPLPGALAKTQVEGTHFPDGSELPPPPAAITARVAKDPAAADGIALGSASASSGALVTIEATPLHEMTSGKLAAQCGHAAQLAWESPAMEPAFRQAWADDGFRVRVVVPSREQWETTTRPVRVTDAGFTELDGPTETTRAYW, encoded by the coding sequence GTGCCTCAGTCCTTCTCGCCCCCTTCGCCGTCCTCGTTCTCGCCGCAGCCGCCCTCCCTGTCCGGGCACCCGGACCACGTGGTGCCCTGGGGCATGCAGATCGCCGTGCGCTACGACAAGGTTCACCCGCCGCGGCGGATCGATGTCGCCGAGGCCGCCGCCCGCGCCGTCGTCGCCCTCCTGGCGGCGCCCGCCTCCGCCCCCGGCGGGCCGTGGAACCAGGCCGTCGACCACTGGCGCGATGGGCGCATCCGCAAGCTCGTGCGTCGCGCTCGCGGCAAGCGCTGGGAGGAGATCCAGGACATCGACGGCGTCACCGTCACCCAGGACGGCCCGGCGGGCTGGGGGCGGGCGGCGGCGCGGGCCTTCGTGCCCGGACCGGTGCGCCCCCTGCCCGGGGCCCTGGCCAAGACCCAGGTGGAGGGCACTCACTTCCCGGACGGCAGCGAGCTTCCTCCTCCGCCGGCTGCGATCACCGCGCGCGTCGCGAAGGATCCGGCCGCAGCAGACGGGATCGCGCTCGGGTCGGCGTCGGCCTCCAGCGGGGCTCTCGTGACGATCGAGGCCACGCCCCTGCATGAGATGACCTCGGGCAAGCTCGCAGCCCAGTGCGGCCACGCCGCCCAGCTCGCCTGGGAGAGTCCGGCGATGGAGCCCGCCTTCCGGCAGGCCTGGGCCGACGACGGCTTCCGGGTGCGCGTCGTCGTGCCCAGCCGCGAGCAGTGGGAGACCACCACTCGACCCGTCCGCGTCACCGACGCCGGATTCACCGAGCTTGACGGTCCCACGGAGACGACTCGCGCCTACTGGTGA
- a CDS encoding patatin-like phospholipase family protein: MRGVLEVLMAPRYPPDRPADMGRESPVRTRRRPHRLPAVSSRPLPPPHPVTDSVQRPVPVTDSVQRPVPVTDPDHRPAPVTHGPDDVALVFESGGMRGAYTAGLVRVMLEAGLSFPWVGGISAGCTNTCNFVSRDTWRTREAYLGLTTDPKAGGWGSFVTGKGYFNSEHIYLHTSAPDESIPFDWETFAASPATVRLGAFRCDTGEEVYWGLEDMPTMDDLLVRARASSSMPVLMPMVEVDGAPYVDGAVGPTGGFAVDAARADGYDKLLVVMTRPEGYRKPPMRRHEIEVLQRLYSRYPALVQAVIDRPENYNRTVDELERLRSQGRVYLFRPERMPIANGELRYDRIVTAFEAGLAQARRELPAIEAFLAS; encoded by the coding sequence ATGCGCGGCGTGCTCGAGGTGCTCATGGCCCCACGCTACCCTCCCGACCGCCCGGCAGACATGGGGCGGGAATCACCCGTACGAACCCGCCGTCGACCCCATAGGCTCCCGGCTGTGAGCTCGCGTCCCCTGCCCCCGCCGCACCCCGTCACCGACTCCGTTCAACGGCCCGTCCCCGTCACCGACTCCGTTCAACGGCCCGTCCCCGTCACCGACCCTGACCACCGGCCGGCACCCGTCACCCACGGTCCCGACGACGTCGCCCTCGTCTTCGAGAGCGGTGGCATGCGCGGTGCCTACACGGCCGGCCTCGTGCGCGTCATGCTGGAGGCCGGGCTCTCCTTCCCCTGGGTCGGCGGCATCTCCGCGGGCTGCACGAACACCTGCAACTTCGTCTCCCGCGACACCTGGCGCACCCGCGAGGCCTACCTGGGCCTGACCACCGACCCGAAGGCCGGTGGATGGGGCAGCTTCGTGACCGGCAAGGGCTACTTCAACTCCGAGCACATCTACCTGCACACCTCCGCGCCGGACGAGTCCATCCCCTTCGACTGGGAGACCTTCGCCGCCTCCCCGGCCACGGTGCGCCTGGGCGCCTTCCGCTGTGACACCGGCGAGGAGGTCTACTGGGGCCTGGAGGACATGCCCACCATGGACGACCTGCTGGTGCGGGCCCGGGCGTCGTCGTCGATGCCAGTGCTCATGCCCATGGTCGAGGTCGACGGCGCCCCCTACGTGGACGGAGCCGTCGGTCCCACCGGTGGATTCGCCGTCGACGCCGCCCGCGCCGACGGCTACGACAAGCTCCTCGTCGTCATGACCCGCCCCGAGGGCTACCGCAAGCCGCCCATGCGGCGTCATGAGATCGAGGTCCTCCAGCGCCTCTACTCGCGCTACCCGGCCCTCGTCCAGGCCGTCATCGACCGCCCCGAGAACTACAACCGCACCGTCGACGAGCTGGAGCGGTTGCGCAGCCAGGGACGCGTCTACCTCTTCCGTCCCGAGCGCATGCCCATCGCCAACGGCGAGCTGCGCTACGACCGCATCGTCACCGCCTTCGAGGCCGGCCTGGCACAGGCCCGCCGCGAGCTGCCCGCCATCGAGGCCTTCCTCGCGAGCTGA
- a CDS encoding GtrA family protein yields MAGTTADDQAPKTPIATASPASAVSSAPAAPSADSPASGARRAPEVFLRLITAIHSVLPGFVRSRLPVTFIGYAIINGSAFILDIICLRIFNNHLHWWFPMAVTVGYAIAGIYSFLLNRWLNFQSHGHVVEQGAGYSVGLISQYVVFILGLSSLLHWLGMNATLARVISACCEGIYLYVFIRLWVFRSTPESHKEAAPSDSPAGA; encoded by the coding sequence ATGGCGGGAACGACGGCGGACGACCAGGCCCCCAAGACCCCCATCGCTACTGCCTCCCCCGCCTCGGCGGTGTCCTCCGCGCCCGCCGCGCCCTCGGCAGACTCGCCCGCCTCCGGCGCCCGCCGCGCCCCCGAGGTCTTCCTGCGCCTCATCACCGCGATCCACTCCGTCCTGCCGGGATTCGTGCGCAGCCGGCTGCCGGTGACCTTCATCGGCTACGCGATCATCAACGGCTCGGCCTTCATCCTGGACATCATCTGCCTGAGGATCTTCAACAACCACCTCCACTGGTGGTTCCCCATGGCCGTCACGGTCGGCTACGCCATCGCGGGCATCTACTCCTTCCTGCTCAACCGCTGGCTGAACTTCCAGTCCCACGGGCACGTCGTCGAGCAGGGGGCCGGCTACTCGGTGGGGCTCATCAGCCAGTACGTGGTCTTCATCCTGGGCCTGTCCTCGCTGCTGCACTGGCTCGGGATGAACGCCACGCTGGCACGCGTCATCTCGGCCTGCTGCGAGGGCATCTACCTCTACGTGTTCATCCGGCTGTGGGTGTTCCGCAGCACACCGGAGTCTCACAAGGAGGCTGCGCCCTCGGACTCCCCCGCCGGCGCCTGA
- a CDS encoding alpha/beta hydrolase has protein sequence MQTSLTRLTADDGTRLVVHIWLPEWLIDGSLLVADAPDGAAGGRTTVTPPPRMTGAARPHGIILISHGMAEHASRYARFAASAVEEGYAVLAQDHRGHGATAAPDGFGFVAEQDGWDTVVADMSTVLDAARRAWPGVPVFLLGHSWGSLLARDLAARRGGELAGLILLGTGSGFGALTRPATAVCTGESRLRGPRHPSRLLNALAFGPYQRHFAPNRTEADWISRDAKEVDRYVADPWCGFVCSSSFFHDLVAGQGAVNTPSHAESVPAGLPMLLASGDRDPVGAMGRGVQRAATLYRRAGVREVAVILYPGGRHELLNETNRDRVTGDILTWIDGHL, from the coding sequence ATGCAGACCAGCCTTACTCGGCTCACGGCCGATGACGGAACGCGTCTGGTGGTGCACATCTGGCTCCCCGAGTGGCTCATCGACGGCTCCCTGCTGGTGGCCGACGCTCCCGACGGCGCCGCCGGGGGCCGCACCACGGTGACGCCGCCCCCGCGGATGACCGGCGCGGCCCGCCCCCACGGCATCATCCTCATCTCCCACGGCATGGCCGAGCACGCCTCGCGCTACGCCCGCTTCGCCGCCTCAGCGGTGGAGGAGGGGTACGCGGTCCTGGCCCAGGACCACCGCGGTCACGGGGCCACCGCAGCCCCCGACGGCTTCGGCTTCGTCGCCGAGCAGGACGGCTGGGACACGGTCGTGGCCGACATGAGCACCGTCCTGGACGCGGCCCGGCGGGCCTGGCCGGGCGTCCCCGTCTTCCTCCTGGGCCACTCGTGGGGCTCCTTACTGGCCCGCGACCTGGCCGCTCGCCGTGGTGGCGAGCTGGCCGGTCTCATCCTGCTGGGGACCGGCTCGGGATTCGGCGCGCTCACGAGACCCGCCACCGCCGTCTGCACCGGGGAGTCCCGGCTGCGCGGCCCGCGCCACCCCTCCCGGCTTCTCAACGCGCTCGCTTTCGGCCCCTACCAGCGCCACTTCGCCCCCAACCGCACCGAGGCCGACTGGATCAGCCGGGACGCCAAGGAGGTCGACCGCTACGTCGCCGACCCCTGGTGCGGATTCGTGTGCAGCTCCAGCTTCTTCCACGACCTCGTGGCCGGACAGGGTGCCGTCAACACACCCTCCCACGCCGAGTCGGTGCCCGCGGGGCTGCCCATGCTCCTGGCCTCCGGCGACCGGGACCCGGTCGGCGCCATGGGGAGGGGCGTCCAGCGGGCCGCCACCCTCTACCGCCGTGCCGGTGTGCGTGAGGTCGCCGTCATCCTCTACCCGGGTGGGCGCCACGAGCTCCTCAACGAGACCAATCGGGACCGGGTGACCGGTGACATCCTCACCTGGATCGACGGTCACCTGTGA
- a CDS encoding biotin transporter BioY has translation MINKPSTPAAGSAARSESVTSAANPALVRVREVGLILAGTVALILIGQIAIPLPFTPVPISMGTFAALGVGAVLGSRRGAMSALLLGALAAVGAPVLAGWNGGVGVTFGYVIGYVLIAAIAGRAASVWSNHSGSTARRVATGVALMLLASASVYVPGLVWLKIATGASWGATLSLGLVPFIIGDVLKSLVATGLLPARGRLH, from the coding sequence ATGATCAACAAACCCTCCACCCCGGCCGCCGGCTCCGCGGCCCGCTCAGAATCCGTTACCAGCGCCGCCAACCCCGCTCTTGTCCGCGTTCGTGAGGTCGGGCTGATCCTGGCCGGCACCGTCGCCCTGATCCTCATCGGTCAGATCGCGATCCCCCTGCCCTTCACCCCCGTGCCGATCTCCATGGGCACCTTCGCCGCCCTCGGTGTCGGCGCCGTCCTCGGCTCGCGCCGCGGCGCCATGTCCGCACTGCTGCTCGGCGCCCTGGCCGCCGTCGGCGCCCCGGTCCTGGCCGGCTGGAACGGTGGCGTGGGCGTCACCTTCGGCTACGTCATCGGATACGTCCTCATCGCCGCCATCGCCGGACGTGCCGCGAGCGTCTGGTCGAACCACTCCGGCTCGACCGCCCGCCGGGTCGCCACCGGCGTCGCCCTCATGCTGCTGGCCTCCGCCTCGGTGTACGTTCCCGGCCTCGTCTGGCTCAAGATCGCCACCGGCGCCAGTTGGGGCGCCACCCTGAGCCTGGGCCTGGTCCCCTTCATCATTGGCGACGTCCTCAAGTCCCTGGTCGCCACCGGCCTGCTGCCCGCACGCGGCCGGCTGCACTGA
- a CDS encoding YchJ family protein, whose translation MAGRQAGRREQQDSSIRAAGVRGTAPCPCGAGITYAQCCEPLHDGAPAPTAEALMRSRYTAFVVGDEDYLFRTWHPRTRPEGPYCHPGTQWTGLTIHETVGGGEDDETGLVEFTASYRTGDGRGAVVADALSERSRFTRRAGRWLYLDAVG comes from the coding sequence ATGGCGGGACGGCAGGCGGGCCGCCGCGAGCAGCAGGACTCATCGATCCGCGCCGCGGGCGTGCGCGGCACCGCCCCCTGCCCCTGCGGTGCTGGGATCACCTACGCCCAGTGCTGCGAGCCCCTTCACGACGGCGCCCCGGCGCCCACCGCCGAGGCCCTCATGCGCTCGCGCTACACGGCCTTCGTCGTCGGCGACGAGGACTACCTCTTCCGCACCTGGCACCCGCGCACCCGGCCGGAGGGGCCCTACTGCCACCCCGGCACGCAGTGGACGGGCCTGACCATCCACGAGACCGTCGGCGGCGGGGAGGACGACGAGACCGGCCTCGTGGAGTTCACCGCCTCCTACCGCACCGGCGACGGGCGCGGGGCAGTGGTGGCCGATGCCCTGAGCGAGCGCTCCCGCTTCACCCGCCGTGCCGGCCGCTGGCTCTACCTCGACGCCGTCGGATAG
- a CDS encoding HAD family hydrolase: protein MTTSQPVIPSASSTPVRAVLLDADGVLQLIGTPWDEALTRGGGPAFARAVVDEEADALAGRETLTELLERVVGNLRLELNASDLLEMWHRATPDPLAWQLVGDLRRAGYTTVLATNQQWERRAWMREQLGYDGLCDIDGYSCTLGVAKPDAAYFLRLLEMAGVAADQALFVDDSATNIAAAREVGLRTIHHPADAGGELLRREVSQALAQVASPPRG, encoded by the coding sequence GTGACCACCTCGCAGCCCGTCATTCCGTCCGCCTCGTCCACGCCCGTGCGCGCCGTCCTGCTCGATGCCGACGGCGTCCTCCAGCTCATCGGCACCCCGTGGGACGAGGCGCTCACCCGCGGCGGCGGCCCCGCCTTCGCCCGGGCCGTTGTGGATGAGGAGGCCGACGCCCTGGCCGGCCGGGAGACCCTCACCGAGCTGCTGGAGCGGGTAGTGGGCAATCTGAGGCTGGAGCTGAACGCATCGGACCTGCTTGAGATGTGGCACCGGGCCACACCCGACCCGCTGGCCTGGCAGCTGGTGGGTGACCTGCGCCGGGCGGGCTACACAACGGTCCTGGCCACCAACCAGCAGTGGGAGCGCCGGGCCTGGATGCGTGAGCAGCTGGGCTATGACGGCCTGTGCGACATCGACGGCTACTCCTGCACGTTGGGGGTGGCCAAACCGGATGCCGCCTACTTCCTCCGGCTGCTGGAGATGGCGGGGGTGGCCGCCGATCAGGCCCTGTTCGTCGACGACAGCGCCACCAACATCGCCGCGGCCCGCGAGGTGGGCTTGCGCACTATCCACCACCCGGCCGACGCCGGCGGCGAGCTGCTTCGCCGTGAGGTGTCCCAAGCGTTGGCGCAGGTCGCGTCTCCCCCACGAGGATGA